A region of Mycoplasmopsis bovirhinis DNA encodes the following proteins:
- a CDS encoding UU173 family protein, giving the protein MKQNENIFINWSTFKRVFALNPALIFNNDAILETLKTKVDSKFFDSSFEDERDEEIDNSNTYELMHELELDSFDLANDSYIEILASNFHKYKQEAENFLLNELKISKENLKIISLSTKKEVKIRQTLELIQHALDLNLELVILNPVLGFDKFQNDHTFTFLYNPFALYIKDQKISIFLLSYTSTSKYETYYLSYYLYNIAKKLNLEINSIKNIIIDPRDKIFNTPKKNKLSFLITEAAWVSNTITKSKSLPYLDYLNNLEFFMKKSGLGLEFFNATFENATSHNYPINFVKYPFNNSFLACAKNNKIEQEIWVINKASYKIELLSSLNSFYDSIKDDLPINKYQGHFRFQNMFAAFEYPNIEAYKLVIPNLKPITKKQAIKEFFSFQDFNWYLKLIIKAFLEFNSEININAILFFAKYYDSNEQDNVKSLNIVNNWLNQSKVNYLINYDWIEINDFFIKEAKEITNLLREYLLKSENFEYIQYSGKFKKTKDIRSIQLLKDSINDFNSIPSSFNIETLNIIKNIHIKDALISWYDYEGFSDIFPPVDGIASYNQVVCQVSVITTKNGIEQSCENIVKDPKNITCQDFVEIIDAIYKDKCHYYVVYNKGYENTRNNEILKLVRNKIFNELDLEFGKWLMQRYNNTLESAYKLFAHKIEHINSNTIDLADVFTPKKLDDDQSQNTFYFSQEANEIKIINNVTKPQTSLPIAYIQLSYLKSFYSIKKIEKFITENNIKVKNIITPYSTLKIQKGTMAMKEAINRFLEATNDSVWENNIVPELKKYCENDVRAMIMVYDLIMYLAKIFFGNIDAYEYKLDNSNGFVTLGKYQLKNNELSFDLIN; this is encoded by the coding sequence ATGAAACAAAATGAAAATATTTTTATTAACTGAAGCACTTTTAAACGTGTCTTTGCCTTAAACCCTGCTTTAATTTTTAATAATGATGCAATCTTGGAAACTTTAAAAACTAAAGTTGATAGTAAATTTTTTGACAGTAGTTTTGAAGATGAAAGAGATGAAGAAATTGATAATTCTAATACATATGAATTAATGCACGAATTAGAACTTGATTCGTTTGACTTAGCTAATGATTCATATATTGAAATTTTGGCTTCTAACTTTCATAAATATAAGCAAGAAGCAGAAAACTTCCTTCTTAATGAACTTAAAATTTCGAAAGAAAATTTAAAAATTATCTCTTTATCAACTAAAAAAGAAGTTAAAATTAGACAAACTTTAGAATTAATTCAACATGCATTAGATTTAAACTTAGAACTAGTTATTTTAAATCCAGTTTTAGGTTTTGATAAATTTCAAAATGATCATACCTTTACCTTTTTGTATAATCCTTTTGCTCTTTATATTAAAGATCAAAAGATAAGTATATTTTTATTATCTTATACATCTACCTCAAAATATGAAACATATTATTTATCATATTATTTATATAATATTGCTAAAAAATTAAATTTAGAAATAAATTCTATTAAAAATATTATCATTGATCCAAGGGATAAAATTTTTAATACACCGAAAAAAAATAAGTTAAGTTTCTTAATTACTGAAGCTGCTTGGGTTTCTAATACAATTACAAAAAGTAAAAGTCTTCCATATTTAGATTATTTAAATAATCTGGAATTTTTTATGAAAAAATCTGGACTAGGACTAGAATTTTTTAATGCTACTTTTGAAAATGCTACTTCACACAATTATCCAATAAATTTTGTTAAGTATCCTTTTAATAATAGTTTTTTAGCTTGTGCTAAAAATAATAAAATTGAGCAAGAAATATGAGTGATTAATAAAGCTAGTTATAAAATTGAATTATTAAGTTCTTTAAATTCATTTTATGATTCAATTAAAGATGATTTACCAATTAATAAATACCAAGGTCATTTTAGGTTTCAAAACATGTTTGCTGCTTTTGAGTATCCTAATATTGAAGCTTATAAATTAGTTATTCCGAATTTAAAGCCAATAACTAAAAAACAAGCTATTAAAGAATTTTTTAGCTTCCAAGACTTTAATTGGTATCTTAAACTCATAATTAAAGCATTTTTAGAATTTAATAGCGAGATAAACATTAATGCAATTTTGTTTTTTGCTAAATATTATGATTCAAATGAACAAGATAATGTTAAATCATTAAATATTGTAAATAATTGATTAAACCAATCAAAGGTTAACTATTTAATCAATTATGATTGAATTGAAATTAATGATTTTTTTATTAAGGAAGCAAAAGAAATCACTAATTTATTAAGAGAATATTTATTAAAAAGCGAAAACTTTGAATATATTCAGTATTCTGGTAAATTCAAAAAAACTAAAGATATAAGATCAATACAATTATTAAAAGATAGTATTAATGATTTTAATAGTATTCCAAGTAGTTTCAATATTGAAACTTTAAATATCATTAAAAACATTCACATCAAAGATGCACTTATCTCTTGGTATGACTATGAAGGTTTTTCAGATATCTTTCCCCCAGTAGATGGCATAGCAAGTTACAACCAAGTAGTTTGTCAAGTATCAGTTATTACAACTAAAAATGGAATTGAGCAAAGTTGTGAAAATATTGTCAAAGATCCAAAGAATATTACTTGCCAAGATTTTGTTGAAATTATTGATGCAATTTATAAAGATAAATGCCATTATTATGTTGTTTACAATAAAGGTTATGAAAATACCCGTAATAATGAAATTCTCAAATTAGTACGAAACAAAATCTTTAATGAGCTAGATTTAGAATTTGGTAAATGGTTAATGCAAAGATATAATAATACACTTGAATCTGCTTACAAACTTTTTGCTCATAAAATTGAACATATTAACTCTAATACAATTGATTTGGCTGATGTTTTTACGCCTAAGAAACTAGATGATGATCAAAGCCAAAACACCTTTTATTTTAGTCAAGAAGCAAATGAAATCAAGATTATTAATAATGTAACTAAACCACAAACATCTTTGCCAATAGCATATATTCAACTTTCATATTTAAAAAGTTTTTATTCAATTAAAAAAATCGAAAAATTTATTACTGAAAATAATATTAAAGTTAAAAACATAATCACACCTTATTCAACGTTAAAAATCCAAAAGGGAACCATGGCTATGAAGGAAGCAATTAATAGGTTTTTAGAAGCAACTAATGATTCAGTTTGAGAAAATAATATTGTTCCAGAATTAAAAAAATATTGTGAAAATGATGTTAGAGCAATGATCATGGTTTATGATCTTATTATGTACTTAGCAAAGATATTTTTTGGTAATATTGATGCTTATGAATATAAATTAGATAATTCAAATGGTTTTGTTACTTTAGGTAAATATCAACTAAAAAATAACGAATTATCTTTTGATTTAATTAATTAA
- a CDS encoding DUF3137 domain-containing protein, with the protein MKIVNDYKDFNSYKQITDEQLVPLFKKAIDDSFESNEYKKAKKWLLAFLILVGITGLFFLIGIILFVNITSKEVIYAAIAMLIIGLVFLGIDALIYGYIKRLKDRIFMDLDRRINVIEIYKKAFNILDSNFNFSGFLKEDQQGITRANFENYRHVVPDDAFVAKLGPQLLWNLDKKYPTVLRNAEWRRITKDFRGNPKEETYYSSILMIDTKALGDKGFLFTLFDKKFPKSAVKPINFENKDFNKVFKVKSEDEIKARMMYTPLAMETSLKRYRDNGNSKVRKFTVLSTRNYLIFEFSTDFEFMQLDWKPTLNKDNLFRSLYKDFLVDTYTLYYLLSIIYIPLYLG; encoded by the coding sequence ATGAAAATAGTAAATGATTACAAAGATTTTAATTCATATAAACAAATAACTGATGAACAGCTAGTTCCACTGTTCAAAAAAGCAATTGACGATTCTTTTGAAAGCAACGAGTATAAAAAAGCAAAAAAATGATTATTAGCTTTTTTAATTTTAGTTGGAATAACTGGCTTATTTTTCCTCATAGGAATTATTTTATTTGTTAATATTACTAGTAAAGAAGTAATTTATGCAGCAATAGCAATGCTTATTATTGGTTTAGTTTTCTTAGGAATAGATGCACTAATTTATGGTTATATAAAAAGACTCAAAGATCGTATCTTTATGGATTTAGATCGTAGAATTAATGTTATTGAAATTTACAAAAAAGCTTTTAATATTTTAGATTCAAACTTTAATTTTAGTGGATTTTTGAAAGAAGACCAGCAAGGAATCACCCGAGCTAATTTTGAAAATTACCGGCACGTTGTTCCTGATGATGCTTTTGTTGCAAAACTTGGTCCCCAACTACTTTGAAATTTAGATAAAAAATATCCAACAGTTTTACGTAACGCTGAATGAAGAAGAATTACTAAAGATTTTAGAGGAAACCCCAAAGAAGAAACATATTATTCATCAATTTTAATGATTGACACTAAAGCTTTAGGTGATAAAGGATTTTTATTTACACTTTTTGATAAAAAATTCCCAAAAAGTGCTGTGAAACCTATTAACTTTGAAAATAAAGACTTTAATAAAGTTTTCAAAGTTAAATCCGAAGATGAAATTAAAGCTAGAATGATGTATACTCCTCTAGCGATGGAAACATCATTAAAAAGATACCGTGATAATGGTAATTCAAAAGTTAGAAAGTTTACTGTTTTATCAACTCGTAATTACTTAATCTTTGAATTTAGTACTGATTTTGAATTTATGCAATTAGATTGAAAACCAACCCTAAATAAAGATAATCTATTTAGAAGTTTATATAAAGACTTTTTAGTTGATACTTATACACTTTATTACTTATTATCAATTATTTATATTCCATTATATTTAGGATAA
- a CDS encoding chromate transporter, protein MQKQPKFWTVFWLIIKISFVGFGGGNALMPIIKKEVVDKKKWLDNEEFSQVVVVTNMLPGASVIQTISYISIKMLGKLKGTLVTLIGILPHVLMAFGFLLLFNKLPIEYIKIISVGVLVSIIAFLIDFGYRFLKQSQSRIKLPVWILIFLFSLAYCLFVPSPYNMPVVAIILIIMIYSIIYYISKRKGK, encoded by the coding sequence ATGCAAAAACAACCAAAATTCTGAACTGTTTTTTGACTGATTATTAAAATTAGTTTTGTTGGCTTTGGAGGCGGGAATGCATTAATGCCAATTATTAAAAAAGAAGTAGTTGATAAAAAAAAGTGACTTGATAATGAAGAGTTTAGTCAAGTTGTTGTCGTTACTAATATGCTCCCAGGAGCATCTGTAATTCAAACTATTTCATATATTTCAATAAAAATGCTTGGGAAACTAAAAGGAACTTTGGTTACTTTAATAGGTATCCTACCTCATGTATTAATGGCTTTTGGTTTTCTATTATTATTTAATAAATTACCAATTGAGTATATTAAAATAATTTCAGTTGGAGTTTTAGTTTCAATTATTGCTTTTTTAATTGACTTTGGCTATAGGTTTTTAAAACAAAGCCAAAGCAGAATTAAATTACCAGTTTGAATCTTAATCTTTTTATTTTCGCTTGCATATTGTTTATTTGTCCCAAGTCCGTATAATATGCCAGTAGTGGCAATTATTTTAATAATTATGATTTACAGCATTATTTATTATATTAGTAAAAGAAAGGGTAAATAA
- a CDS encoding chromate transporter: MFIALFLSIPMLVLISLSVFGGGQVFMPVFEWFWKFLNNQFNLNISEEKIVNIFTVSNTTPGVVSTKFGFLTGYLVANGQWWMILAVLLTYIIFCIPAIIIMVLAMKYVDKFKSNTYMKNLLIVMKPIVAGIMIALAIQLFLGIIEPSLSFNKSIDNYFKIKEPDNHIFTAYKNILLKFYVLLGIPTSIYLIKKIKSLFLIILINIIISLILFAIPYA; this comes from the coding sequence ATGTTTATTGCTTTGTTTTTATCAATTCCAATGTTAGTTTTAATCTCATTATCAGTTTTTGGTGGCGGACAAGTTTTCATGCCTGTTTTTGAATGGTTTTGAAAATTTTTAAATAATCAATTTAATTTAAATATTAGTGAAGAAAAGATTGTCAATATCTTCACTGTTTCAAATACAACTCCAGGAGTTGTTTCAACTAAATTTGGTTTTTTAACTGGGTATTTAGTTGCAAATGGGCAGTGATGAATGATTTTAGCTGTTTTATTAACTTACATTATCTTTTGTATTCCAGCTATTATCATTATGGTTTTAGCAATGAAATATGTTGATAAATTTAAATCTAATACTTATATGAAAAATTTATTAATTGTCATGAAACCAATAGTAGCTGGAATTATGATTGCTTTAGCTATTCAATTATTTTTAGGCATTATTGAACCAAGTCTTTCATTCAATAAATCAATTGATAATTATTTTAAAATTAAAGAACCTGATAATCATATTTTTACTGCTTATAAAAATATTTTACTCAAATTTTATGTACTTTTAGGAATCCCAACCTCAATTTATTTAATTAAAAAAATTAAATCATTATTTTTAATAATATTAATAAATATAATTATTTCATTAATATTATTTGCAATCCCATATGCTTAA
- a CDS encoding L-threonylcarbamoyladenylate synthase: MKHESKLFISTTDTIVGIGGIVSKETLNEIYVIKKRDLNKKIIILVSNYGQLRQFKQWTKEAELISKQYWPGPTTIIINNQGFRIPNHLGLLKLIDKIGPIYMSSANISGQKVINIDQASRVFPEISKIYNFGKPSGKPSTLINLDTNEIIKR, translated from the coding sequence ATGAAACATGAATCAAAGTTATTTATTTCAACAACTGATACAATTGTTGGAATTGGAGGAATTGTATCAAAAGAAACATTAAATGAGATCTATGTAATTAAAAAAAGAGATTTAAACAAAAAAATAATTATCTTAGTTAGTAATTATGGGCAACTACGCCAATTCAAACAATGAACCAAAGAAGCCGAATTAATATCTAAGCAATATTGGCCAGGTCCAACAACAATAATTATTAATAACCAAGGTTTTCGTATTCCAAATCATCTTGGCTTATTAAAATTAATTGATAAAATCGGCCCAATTTATATGTCAAGTGCTAATATTTCAGGACAAAAAGTTATTAATATTGATCAGGCTTCTAGAGTCTTTCCTGAAATTTCTAAAATTTATAATTTTGGTAAACCTTCTGGTAAACCAAGCACTCTAATTAATTTAGATACAAATGAAATAATCAAGAGGTAA
- the cypl gene encoding ABC transporter thiamine pyrophosphate-binding lipoprotein p37/Cypl, which yields MKKIFKQFIFGLSQITLVSLITLSCSNNQTNQKLLKINFGSGLNTQQIQNFEAEINNLIIAKGGDFTIKISSEGDINDYNKNLDDLIKNKQDIVFVSSGKLLAKKSDLQNNNINLGIQTYTKMFKGSNNNSETYLNGLDNDPLRSLAQKQQTIFDKIPRSQWDDQNNGNNYANYLYNNFYTNNLTNYYRGMIYIVANEQDTKEIIEAWNNKDLTKFLSYGYVHSNDKESGSKYILPQALLKKHFGTKFTSFLELINQNANYKLDSKPLANIYKSSLNNQKIFFDAEGVYSWTKYKQGNDPFTINNQTRPGHKFTFLTVTDPLLYNIAIYKNHIPSAKIKILAEVLKELAQTNQDIWGPMHGFYSYKYINDVNKEVWEILNNIGK from the coding sequence ATGAAAAAAATATTTAAGCAATTTATCTTTGGCCTAAGCCAAATTACTTTGGTTAGTTTGATAACCTTATCATGTAGTAATAATCAAACTAACCAAAAATTATTAAAAATTAATTTTGGATCTGGATTAAATACTCAGCAGATCCAAAATTTTGAAGCTGAAATCAACAATTTAATCATAGCCAAAGGAGGAGATTTCACTATTAAAATTTCCTCAGAAGGTGATATTAATGATTATAATAAAAACCTTGATGATTTAATTAAAAATAAACAAGATATTGTCTTTGTTTCCTCTGGGAAATTATTGGCTAAAAAGTCTGATTTGCAAAATAATAATATTAATTTAGGAATTCAAACATATACCAAAATGTTTAAAGGTTCAAATAATAATTCTGAAACATATTTAAATGGCTTAGACAATGATCCTTTAAGAAGCTTAGCTCAAAAGCAGCAAACTATTTTTGACAAAATACCTAGATCACAATGAGATGATCAAAATAATGGTAATAATTATGCTAATTATTTATATAATAATTTTTATACAAATAATTTAACTAATTATTACCGTGGCATGATTTATATTGTTGCTAATGAGCAAGATACTAAGGAAATTATTGAAGCTTGAAACAATAAGGATTTAACTAAATTTTTAAGTTATGGATATGTACATAGCAATGATAAAGAATCTGGTAGCAAATATATCTTGCCTCAAGCTTTATTAAAAAAACACTTTGGAACAAAGTTCACCTCATTTTTAGAACTAATTAACCAAAATGCTAATTATAAATTAGATTCCAAACCTTTAGCTAATATTTATAAATCTTCTTTAAATAATCAAAAAATCTTTTTTGATGCTGAAGGTGTCTATTCTTGAACAAAATATAAACAAGGTAATGATCCTTTTACAATAAATAATCAAACTAGGCCAGGGCATAAATTTACTTTTTTAACTGTTACAGATCCTCTTTTATATAATATCGCTATTTATAAAAATCATATTCCTTCAGCTAAAATCAAAATTTTAGCTGAAGTTCTCAAAGAATTAGCTCAAACTAACCAAGATATTTGAGGACCAATGCATGGGTTTTATAGCTATAAATATATTAATGATGTAAATAAAGAAGTTTGAGAAATTTTAAATAATATAGGTAAATAA
- a CDS encoding PhnE/PtxC family ABC transporter permease yields MNNHFLTTLKRKEYWNFSLIILSFIFFLYCLYQIGVFNSLYISGIPRFFKYLKELFSFKSVHQDLPSSNLWEVNFSYLLTTIKTVVGGSYLGFLLSYFTSYFSAKNLHKHKFFAILLNWFLIILRSFPLILYIFVFRGIFSPYLAAFFIFFWSTWLWVHKYLVEIIENTPSKYYWIDLNLGYNKKTSFKKNIYSPNKNRFTMNNLLAFDSNIRWSSILGSVGIVGIGFWIENNKTEFIYLGISLLYLYLTVIFFELLMFLYNKYFKDYWYKITSNKNYHKTLKYKLPQYLWRLLQVILFGIFLWSIWDLIKDESIQIDLLILFLKDIFAFDFSDLATTSFIDYYDYFLIFINTYAALYSASILAIIYAFFMSEKSSQKVLSWFLKSFLVFLKTIPILVIFILFNAFLDSLTVLNFVLFLSAFRTLAKHIVSKINAYSNYEINLYKSLGYSNFGIYYQKILPTISKDLYSLIFFEYENTFRNALTYGIFSTIAITNKIQYYHERNIYNKTIPLLLPAILFFLILEILNYWSKKKKNKNIWKLKTSNID; encoded by the coding sequence ATGAATAACCATTTTTTAACTACTTTAAAAAGAAAAGAATATTGAAACTTTAGTTTAATTATTCTTTCTTTTATCTTTTTTCTTTATTGTTTATACCAAATAGGAGTCTTTAATTCTTTATATATTTCAGGAATTCCAAGATTCTTTAAATATCTTAAAGAATTATTTTCTTTTAAATCAGTCCATCAAGATTTACCAAGTTCTAATTTATGAGAAGTTAATTTTAGCTATTTACTAACAACAATTAAAACCGTAGTCGGTGGTTCCTATCTTGGTTTTTTATTATCTTATTTTACTTCTTATTTTAGTGCTAAAAATCTTCATAAACATAAATTTTTTGCAATATTACTAAATTGATTTCTAATTATCTTAAGATCTTTTCCGTTAATTTTATATATTTTTGTTTTTCGCGGTATATTTAGCCCTTATTTGGCAGCTTTTTTTATCTTTTTTTGAAGCACATGACTTTGAGTACACAAATATTTAGTTGAAATAATCGAAAATACCCCAAGTAAATATTATTGAATAGATCTTAACTTAGGTTATAACAAAAAAACAAGTTTTAAAAAAAATATTTATTCGCCTAACAAGAACCGTTTTACTATGAACAACTTACTTGCCTTTGATTCGAATATTCGATGAAGCTCAATTTTAGGTAGCGTTGGGATTGTTGGAATAGGTTTTTGAATTGAAAACAACAAAACTGAATTTATATATTTAGGTATAAGTTTATTATATTTATATTTAACTGTTATCTTTTTTGAACTATTAATGTTTTTATATAATAAATATTTTAAAGATTATTGATACAAAATAACTTCAAACAAAAATTACCATAAAACTTTAAAGTATAAATTACCTCAATATCTTTGAAGATTATTGCAAGTTATTTTATTTGGAATTTTTCTTTGAAGTATTTGAGACTTAATTAAAGATGAATCAATTCAAATAGATCTTTTAATTTTATTTTTAAAAGATATTTTTGCATTCGATTTTAGTGATTTAGCCACTACCTCCTTTATTGATTATTATGATTATTTTTTAATTTTTATTAACACTTATGCTGCTTTATATTCGGCAAGTATTTTAGCTATTATTTATGCTTTTTTTATGAGTGAAAAAAGCAGCCAAAAAGTTTTATCATGGTTTTTAAAATCTTTTTTAGTCTTTTTGAAAACTATCCCAATTTTAGTTATCTTTATTTTGTTTAATGCCTTCCTAGATTCACTAACTGTTTTAAATTTTGTTTTGTTTCTTTCCGCCTTTCGAACTTTAGCAAAACATATTGTAAGCAAAATAAATGCTTATTCAAATTATGAAATAAATCTCTATAAATCATTAGGTTATAGTAATTTTGGTATTTATTACCAAAAAATCTTACCTACAATAAGTAAGGATTTATATAGTTTAATCTTTTTTGAATATGAAAATACTTTTCGTAATGCTTTAACTTATGGAATATTTTCAACTATTGCAATAACTAACAAAATTCAATATTACCATGAACGTAATATTTATAATAAAACTATACCATTACTCTTACCAGCAATCTTATTTTTCTTAATTTTAGAAATCTTAAATTATTGATCTAAAAAAAAGAAAAATAAAAATATTTGGAAGCTAAAAACAAGTAATATCGATTAA
- a CDS encoding ATP-binding cassette domain-containing protein, with protein MKFENITLSYQDKIVVKDVNLSFPKAKLCALIGPSGSGKSTLLNSIFNHSIIKIGILKFNNKNVKDFNNKELKKFKQQIYYLKPENNLIEDLDFYQNLMSDFKFYKNKFYKLFKILTKKQKEELFALLSKLSMQEYAFEKITKLSSGQKQRLSIAKMLFNKPKIILADEPTSNLDIVNTKLIFDLLNEYKLNAHIIVAIHDLNSALEHFDKFFVFSKNDTKIKELNKQELNITKLTKYYE; from the coding sequence ATGAAATTTGAAAACATAACTTTAAGTTACCAAGATAAAATAGTTGTCAAGGATGTTAATCTTAGTTTTCCAAAAGCAAAGCTTTGTGCATTAATTGGCCCTAGCGGAAGTGGCAAAAGCACTTTACTTAATTCAATTTTTAACCACTCAATTATTAAAATTGGAATTTTAAAATTTAATAATAAAAATGTTAAGGACTTTAATAATAAAGAATTAAAAAAATTTAAACAACAAATTTATTACTTAAAACCAGAAAATAACTTAATTGAGGATTTAGATTTTTACCAAAATTTAATGAGTGATTTTAAATTTTATAAAAATAAGTTTTATAAGCTTTTTAAAATTTTAACCAAAAAGCAAAAAGAAGAACTTTTTGCTTTGCTTTCTAAATTAAGTATGCAAGAATATGCTTTTGAAAAAATCACAAAACTTTCTTCAGGTCAAAAACAACGTTTAAGTATTGCTAAAATGCTTTTTAATAAACCAAAAATTATTTTAGCTGATGAACCAACTAGTAACTTAGATATTGTTAATACTAAGCTGATTTTTGATCTTTTAAATGAATATAAACTTAATGCTCATATTATTGTAGCAATTCATGACCTTAATTCAGCACTAGAACATTTTGATAAATTCTTTGTTTTTAGTAAAAATGATACTAAAATCAAAGAATTAAATAAACAAGAATTGAATATAACAAAATTAACCAAATATTATGAATAA
- a CDS encoding DNA cytosine methyltransferase — MSILKKDFVYVDLFAGIGGFALAMQKYSDNSECLFASEINASAALTYEQNFKHKPLGDIRQLNFNDLYQKNIDVVCAGFPCQTFSKGGKQEGFNDSRGTLFREIIRLIETKQDIKKRPKILILENVQNLINHDSGNTWKTIYNEISNAGYNVIKKPIVASPVDFKIPQLRKRAIILSVRKDIYNGPIDLEIRKVKQNALDISKIIQDDLEIIDKVKYQLSKTQLETLNSWNDFIQIIPKNKRVIGFPIWVDEFGLNYDISNLPIWKQLIIKRNRTLYFEYKEKIDKWIEKWKVKDTLNKTMRKFEWQAGKDLDNLFQGIIQFRPSGIRVKRPTEAPALVAMDHRPIYGPQKRYFTAVECLRLQSFPDDFKYIGNEKELFKQLGNAVNVTVIYSIFKDFIEYINKMRKVNNNE, encoded by the coding sequence ATGAGTATTTTAAAAAAAGATTTTGTATACGTAGATTTATTTGCTGGAATTGGAGGCTTTGCACTAGCAATGCAAAAATATAGCGATAACAGTGAATGCTTATTTGCTTCTGAAATTAATGCATCAGCTGCTTTAACATATGAACAAAATTTTAAGCATAAACCTTTAGGAGATATCCGACAATTAAATTTTAATGATTTATATCAAAAAAATATTGATGTAGTTTGTGCGGGTTTTCCATGCCAAACATTTTCTAAAGGTGGTAAACAAGAAGGGTTTAATGATTCACGGGGCACACTGTTTCGCGAAATTATTAGATTAATTGAAACAAAGCAAGATATTAAAAAAAGACCAAAGATATTAATTTTAGAAAATGTCCAGAATTTAATTAATCACGATAGCGGTAATACATGAAAAACAATTTATAACGAAATATCAAATGCTGGATATAATGTGATTAAAAAACCGATAGTTGCAAGCCCTGTAGATTTTAAAATTCCCCAACTAAGAAAAAGGGCAATAATACTATCAGTGAGAAAAGATATATACAATGGTCCAATTGATTTAGAAATTAGAAAAGTTAAACAAAATGCACTTGATATTTCGAAAATTATACAAGATGATTTAGAAATTATTGATAAAGTGAAATATCAATTATCTAAAACCCAATTAGAAACTCTAAATTCTTGAAATGACTTTATACAAATTATTCCAAAAAACAAAAGAGTGATAGGTTTTCCGATCTGGGTTGATGAATTTGGATTAAATTATGATATTTCAAATTTACCAATCTGAAAACAATTAATTATTAAAAGAAACAGGACTTTATATTTTGAATATAAAGAAAAAATTGATAAATGAATAGAAAAGTGAAAAGTTAAAGATACTTTAAATAAAACAATGCGTAAATTTGAATGACAAGCCGGCAAGGATTTAGATAATCTTTTCCAAGGAATTATTCAATTCCGTCCTAGTGGAATTAGAGTTAAAAGGCCAACAGAAGCACCAGCATTAGTTGCAATGGACCATCGCCCAATTTATGGACCTCAAAAAAGATATTTTACTGCTGTTGAATGTTTAAGGTTACAAAGTTTTCCGGATGATTTTAAATATATAGGAAATGAAAAAGAATTATTTAAACAATTAGGCAATGCAGTTAATGTTACTGTAATATATTCAATATTTAAAGATTTTATTGAATATATTAATAAAATGAGAAAGGTTAATAACAATGAATAA